Proteins encoded by one window of Chryseobacterium aquaeductus:
- a CDS encoding DUF4199 domain-containing protein, translated as MTKSPVILGILLYAATMVIFFVVYFLFSGVEYFDTSLKVNAFILPIFYALAAFWSVKSRWNKYRMGFREAFKRAFVPMFVGGILSIVSIFSFLNFIDTDAKDLLNYQYVQRQKSELDKEYLSAKKILKHQKDIDELEQKYQEGLQRFDPKIIKGKDMLTASHFSGYFAAILIFYVVLSVFFGAFFRKKTMPEEIIEE; from the coding sequence ATGACGAAAAGTCCAGTAATCTTAGGAATTTTGCTTTATGCTGCTACAATGGTGATCTTTTTTGTAGTTTATTTTCTCTTTTCAGGTGTTGAATATTTTGATACTTCGTTGAAAGTCAATGCGTTCATTTTACCGATTTTTTATGCTTTGGCTGCTTTTTGGTCTGTAAAATCTCGCTGGAATAAATATAGAATGGGTTTTCGGGAAGCTTTTAAAAGAGCTTTTGTCCCGATGTTCGTCGGCGGAATTTTATCAATTGTAAGTATTTTTTCATTTTTAAATTTCATTGATACCGATGCTAAAGATCTTTTGAATTATCAATATGTGCAAAGACAAAAATCAGAATTGGATAAAGAATATCTGTCTGCAAAAAAGATTTTGAAACATCAAAAAGACATCGATGAGCTCGAGCAAAAATATCAGGAAGGTCTTCAGAGATTTGATCCTAAAATAATTAAGGGAAAAGATATGTTGACGGCAAGTCATTTTTCAGGATATTTTGCGGCAATTCTTATATTTTACGTAGTTTTGTCAGTATTTTTCGGGGCGTTTTTCAGAAAGAAAACAATGCCTGAAGAAATCATTGAAGAGTAA
- a CDS encoding glycosyltransferase family 2 protein — MNLSIVIPLLNEEESLEELFTRIDNVCKTSNLSYEVWFIDDGSTDLSWSIIENLKVQHPQIHGIKFSKNYGKSQALHAAFERTNGDVIITMDADLQDFPEEIPELYRMVIEDNYDIVSGWKKKRFDNVMTKNIPSKLFNAAARKVSGVYLHDFNCGLKAYKKQVVKSIDVYGDMHRYIPVLAANAGFRRITEKEVPHQARPYGTSKFGTERFVRGFLDLVTLWFVSRFGGRPMHFFGAVGTLMFIVGFLSAFWLGISKLIDVARGIYGHLITNNPWFFIALTMMLMGTLLFIAGFLGEMIIRTNREHKNYNIDEVI, encoded by the coding sequence ATGAATTTATCTATAGTTATTCCGTTGCTGAACGAGGAAGAATCTCTCGAAGAGCTTTTTACAAGAATTGATAATGTCTGTAAAACCAGCAACTTATCTTATGAGGTTTGGTTCATCGACGACGGAAGTACAGATTTGTCGTGGAGCATTATTGAGAATTTAAAAGTACAGCATCCACAAATCCACGGAATAAAATTTTCCAAAAATTACGGAAAATCTCAGGCTTTACACGCGGCTTTTGAAAGAACAAACGGTGATGTGATCATTACAATGGATGCCGATTTGCAGGATTTTCCGGAAGAAATTCCTGAACTGTACAGAATGGTTATCGAAGATAATTACGATATCGTTTCCGGCTGGAAAAAGAAGCGTTTTGATAATGTAATGACCAAAAATATTCCTTCAAAGTTGTTCAACGCTGCGGCAAGAAAAGTTTCCGGAGTATATTTACATGACTTCAATTGTGGTCTGAAAGCATATAAAAAGCAGGTCGTAAAATCAATTGATGTTTACGGAGATATGCACCGATATATTCCTGTTTTAGCTGCCAATGCAGGTTTCAGAAGAATTACAGAAAAAGAAGTTCCACATCAGGCAAGACCTTACGGTACTTCAAAATTCGGAACAGAAAGATTCGTTCGTGGATTTCTAGATTTGGTAACACTTTGGTTTGTAAGCCGTTTTGGTGGTCGGCCGATGCATTTTTTTGGTGCGGTAGGAACTTTAATGTTTATTGTAGGTTTTCTTTCAGCATTTTGGTTAGGAATTTCAAAATTAATTGATGTTGCGAGAGGAATTTACGGACATTTAATTACCAACAATCCTTGGTTTTTTATTGCATTAACAATGATGTTGATGGGAACATTGCTTTTTATTGCTGGATTTTTGGGCGAAATGATTATCCGAACCAATAGAGAGCACAAGAATTATAATATTGATGAAGTGATATAA
- a CDS encoding GIN domain-containing protein → MKKIFYVISFLALVSCGKISPKGNLEKKDIDVEEFVNLDLDGKFRVFYARGPKNFVEIETYPNIADNLDIDVDEKTLSIKESRGTKGVDFYNVTIYSKYNLEKVSLSDSVEMNISSEIKTDNFRLNLKNNATFMGSVNTRRAEVEMLNRSRANFLGETKDAVIKISDTASLIAPYWKIVNLNIDSKNGNYAEVNVKDSLKGNIQNTAKFLYYNDPIRAFKVENTTRVENKKLQ, encoded by the coding sequence ATGAAAAAGATTTTTTATGTAATTTCATTTTTAGCTTTGGTTTCCTGCGGAAAAATTTCTCCAAAAGGCAACTTAGAAAAAAAAGATATTGATGTAGAGGAATTTGTCAACTTAGATTTGGACGGGAAATTCCGTGTGTTTTACGCTCGAGGTCCGAAAAATTTTGTTGAAATTGAAACTTATCCCAATATTGCTGATAATCTGGATATTGATGTTGATGAAAAAACACTTTCGATCAAAGAAAGCAGAGGAACAAAAGGTGTAGATTTCTATAATGTTACGATTTATTCAAAGTACAATTTGGAAAAAGTTTCTCTTTCAGATTCTGTTGAAATGAACATTTCGAGCGAAATTAAAACAGATAATTTCAGACTCAATTTAAAAAATAATGCTACTTTTATGGGTTCAGTGAACACAAGAAGAGCAGAAGTGGAAATGCTGAACCGAAGCCGCGCCAATTTTTTGGGTGAAACCAAAGATGCAGTGATAAAGATCTCAGATACAGCAAGTTTGATCGCTCCGTATTGGAAAATTGTGAATTTAAACATCGATTCCAAAAACGGAAATTATGCAGAAGTTAATGTAAAAGATTCATTAAAAGGGAACATTCAGAATACAGCTAAATTTTTGTATTATAATGATCCGATCAGAGCTTTTAAGGTTGAGAATACTACGAGAGTTGAGAATAAAAAACTTCAGTAG
- a CDS encoding phospho-sugar mutase, producing the protein MSTIDKAKLWLSDTFDQETKDAVQTLIDSNSPDLEDSFYRELEFGTGGMRGIMGVGTNRLNKYTLGQATQGLANYMLQQFQGEEIKVAIAYDVRHNSKEFGKLVADVLTANGIKVLLFKNHRPTPELSFTVRDKKCNGGIVLTASHNPPEYNGYKVYWNDGAQIVPPHDEAIINEVYSVKFEEIKFNGNDDLIEWIGEEQDDVYIDACIENSTYQDVGKGNLNIVFTSIHGTTYTTVPKALEKAGFKKVDLVKEQMIPSGNFPTVDSPNPEEPAALEMAMDLAKITNADIVIGTDPDGDRLGIAVRNLEGEIQLLNGNQCNTILTYYILDQLKKENEITGKEFIGSTIVTSDIFFDIAEKFGVDCKVGLTGFKWIGKMIRDFEGQEKFICGGEESFGFMTGDFVRDKDSCGSIVLACEIAAWCKANGTTMYEYLIEIYQETGMYYEGLINVTKKGRDGAEEIQNMMRNFRENPPKSLAGSAVEEVKDFKEQTNFVISENKKHVMNEIPKSNVLIYYTQDGTKVCVRPSGTEPKIKFYVSVKQDLNSKEDFKSTLKSLEQKIEEVRKDLQLN; encoded by the coding sequence ATATCAACCATTGATAAAGCTAAATTATGGCTTTCAGATACATTTGATCAGGAAACAAAAGATGCTGTTCAAACATTAATAGACAGCAATTCTCCAGACCTGGAAGATTCTTTTTATAGAGAATTGGAGTTCGGTACAGGAGGAATGCGTGGAATTATGGGTGTTGGAACCAATCGTTTAAATAAGTACACGCTAGGTCAAGCAACACAAGGACTTGCGAATTATATGTTGCAGCAATTTCAAGGTGAGGAAATCAAGGTTGCGATTGCGTATGACGTTCGTCATAACTCAAAAGAATTCGGAAAATTGGTTGCTGATGTTTTGACAGCAAACGGAATTAAGGTTCTTTTGTTTAAAAATCACAGACCGACTCCCGAATTATCTTTTACCGTTCGTGACAAGAAATGTAATGGAGGAATTGTATTGACGGCTTCTCACAATCCACCAGAATATAACGGTTATAAAGTATATTGGAATGACGGAGCGCAAATTGTTCCGCCACATGATGAAGCGATTATCAATGAAGTATATTCTGTAAAATTTGAAGAAATTAAATTTAATGGAAATGACGATCTGATTGAATGGATCGGAGAGGAGCAGGATGATGTTTATATCGACGCCTGTATCGAAAATTCTACCTACCAAGATGTTGGAAAAGGAAATTTAAATATTGTTTTCACATCAATCCATGGAACGACTTACACAACGGTTCCGAAAGCTTTGGAAAAAGCAGGTTTCAAGAAAGTCGATTTGGTGAAAGAACAAATGATTCCTAGCGGAAATTTCCCAACGGTAGATTCTCCGAATCCGGAGGAGCCTGCTGCTTTGGAGATGGCAATGGATTTAGCTAAAATCACCAACGCAGACATCGTTATTGGAACTGATCCTGATGGAGATAGATTAGGAATAGCAGTGAGAAATCTGGAAGGCGAAATTCAGTTACTGAACGGAAATCAGTGTAATACAATTTTAACGTATTATATTTTAGACCAATTAAAAAAGGAAAATGAAATTACAGGAAAAGAATTTATCGGTTCTACAATCGTGACTTCAGATATTTTCTTTGATATTGCCGAAAAATTCGGTGTTGACTGTAAAGTTGGATTGACAGGTTTCAAATGGATCGGAAAAATGATCCGTGATTTTGAAGGACAGGAAAAATTCATTTGTGGTGGTGAAGAGAGTTTCGGATTTATGACGGGGGATTTCGTGCGAGATAAAGATTCTTGCGGAAGTATTGTTTTAGCATGTGAAATTGCCGCTTGGTGCAAAGCAAACGGAACAACGATGTATGAATATCTGATTGAAATCTATCAGGAAACAGGAATGTATTATGAAGGTTTAATCAATGTAACGAAAAAAGGCAGAGACGGAGCCGAAGAAATTCAGAATATGATGAGAAATTTCCGTGAAAATCCTCCAAAATCATTGGCTGGTTCTGCTGTGGAAGAAGTTAAGGATTTTAAAGAGCAGACCAATTTTGTGATTTCTGAAAATAAAAAGCATGTGATGAATGAAATTCCAAAATCGAATGTTTTGATTTATTACACGCAAGACGGTACAAAAGTTTGTGTAAGACCTTCAGGAACGGAGCCGAAAATTAAATTTTATGTTTCTGTAAAACAAGATTTAAACTCAAAAGAAGATTTTAAATCAACCTTAAAATCTTTAGAACAAAAAATAGAAGAAGTAAGAAAAGATCTTCAGTTAAATTAA
- a CDS encoding pyridoxal phosphate-dependent aminotransferase: MKVSKLAANLIGSEIVKIGNEVNDLKAKGAEIANLTIGDLNSNLYPIPAQLKEEIQKAYQNNLTNYPPANGLLSLRKEVSKDLKRRWNLEYDANDVLITAGSRPLIYAVYKVIVDEGDRVIYPTPSWNNNHYSYLTSANAIEVKTTPENNFLPTAEELKPHLSGAVLLALCSPLNPTGTMFTEEQLSEICELVLEENKTRGADEKPLYIMYDQIYSNLTFGAKHVDPVSLFPEMKEYTIYIDGISKCLAATGVRVGWGFGPANIIDKMKALLTHVGAWAPKPEQEATAKFYENADNVDTFVEEFKGKLEASLKVLHNGIQDLKGKGLTVESIEPMGALYLTIKLDYIGKTKPDGSLIENSSDLVFYLISDAGVALVPFSAFGEAKSEPWFRASVGGLDISEIEAMMPKLEKALNKLK; the protein is encoded by the coding sequence GTGAAAGTTTCAAAATTAGCGGCGAACCTGATCGGTTCTGAAATTGTAAAAATTGGTAATGAAGTAAATGATCTTAAGGCAAAAGGAGCAGAAATAGCCAATCTTACCATTGGCGACCTGAATTCTAACCTGTATCCGATTCCGGCACAGTTGAAGGAAGAAATTCAGAAAGCGTATCAAAATAATTTAACAAATTATCCGCCTGCAAATGGACTTTTATCTTTAAGAAAAGAGGTTTCTAAAGACCTTAAAAGAAGATGGAACCTTGAGTATGATGCCAATGACGTTTTGATCACAGCAGGTTCAAGACCATTGATTTACGCTGTTTATAAAGTAATTGTTGACGAAGGTGATAGAGTGATTTACCCGACACCGTCTTGGAACAACAATCATTATTCATATTTGACTTCTGCAAATGCAATCGAAGTAAAAACAACTCCTGAAAACAATTTTTTACCAACTGCAGAAGAACTTAAACCGCATTTGAGCGGAGCTGTTTTGTTGGCACTTTGTTCTCCTTTGAATCCTACAGGAACAATGTTTACGGAAGAGCAGCTTTCAGAAATTTGTGAGCTTGTTTTAGAAGAAAACAAAACAAGAGGAGCAGACGAAAAGCCTTTGTATATAATGTATGATCAGATTTATTCAAATCTTACTTTTGGGGCAAAACATGTTGATCCCGTTTCACTTTTTCCCGAAATGAAAGAATACACGATCTATATTGATGGAATTTCGAAATGTCTTGCAGCAACCGGAGTTCGTGTAGGTTGGGGATTTGGTCCTGCAAATATCATTGATAAAATGAAAGCACTGCTCACTCATGTAGGAGCTTGGGCACCAAAACCAGAGCAGGAAGCTACAGCAAAGTTTTATGAAAATGCTGATAATGTTGATACTTTCGTAGAAGAATTTAAAGGAAAGCTTGAAGCAAGTTTAAAAGTTCTTCACAACGGAATTCAGGATCTGAAAGGAAAAGGTTTGACAGTAGAGAGTATCGAACCGATGGGAGCTCTTTATTTAACGATCAAACTAGATTATATAGGGAAAACAAAACCTGATGGATCTCTAATTGAAAATTCGTCAGATTTGGTATTTTATTTAATCAGCGATGCGGGAGTTGCATTAGTTCCGTTTTCAGCGTTTGGTGAGGCAAAATCTGAACCTTGGTTTAGAGCTTCGGTGGGCGGTTTAGACATCAGTGAAATTGAGGCGATGATGCCAAAATTGGAAAAAGCTTTAAATAAATTGAAATAA
- the kdsB gene encoding 3-deoxy-manno-octulosonate cytidylyltransferase, with product MKIIAVIPARYEASRFPGKLMQILGEKTVITTTYQNVVETGLFDEVFVAADSEIIFNEIQNHGGKAVMTGQHETGSDRIAEAVQNIDCDIVINVQGDEPFLKLEPLKQLIQVFKEDDNQEISLASLKIQLTEKEEIENPNNVKVITDNNGFALYFSRSVIPYHREISFDVKYFKHIGVYAFRKHALLQFSKLEMKPLEISEKIECIRYLEYGMKIKLIETNFVGVGIDTPEDLEKARKLL from the coding sequence ATGAAAATCATCGCTGTCATCCCTGCACGCTACGAAGCCAGTCGTTTTCCCGGAAAACTTATGCAGATTTTAGGAGAAAAAACCGTCATTACAACTACCTATCAGAACGTTGTGGAAACAGGTTTGTTTGATGAAGTTTTTGTAGCAGCAGATTCGGAAATTATTTTTAATGAAATTCAAAACCATGGCGGAAAAGCTGTAATGACCGGTCAACACGAAACAGGAAGTGACCGTATTGCGGAAGCTGTACAAAACATCGATTGCGATATCGTCATCAATGTACAGGGAGATGAGCCATTTCTTAAATTAGAACCTTTAAAGCAATTAATCCAGGTTTTTAAAGAAGATGATAATCAGGAAATTTCTTTAGCTTCATTAAAAATACAACTCACTGAAAAAGAAGAAATTGAAAATCCTAATAACGTAAAAGTGATCACTGATAATAATGGTTTTGCCTTGTATTTCAGCCGTTCTGTAATTCCTTATCATCGTGAGATTTCTTTTGATGTTAAGTATTTTAAACATATCGGAGTTTATGCATTCAGAAAACATGCTTTGTTACAGTTCTCAAAACTCGAAATGAAACCACTGGAAATTTCTGAAAAAATAGAATGCATCCGTTATCTGGAATATGGAATGAAAATCAAGCTGATAGAAACTAATTTTGTTGGAGTGGGAATCGACACGCCGGAAGATTTGGAAAAAGCACGGAAATTATTGTAG
- a CDS encoding histidine kinase: MKKLLLVFVLIFSQWSFAQTAKEIIDKNIELSGGLTSWKLLNSVLLQGKVILGIKDEYPIKIYQQRPNLTKTVLKINGKDTAIEGYDGNKGYAMNYATNKLQVYPEYVSESFDNDFIDWENKGFEAKYLGKEKVGEIYCHKVELTKNVNKNVYYFDTKSFMLLKEVKKDESLLYSDYKKVGNLVMPFRIESSSSKKDGDYVILLNKVEINKVFPANIFKF, encoded by the coding sequence ATGAAGAAATTACTTTTAGTTTTTGTCCTGATATTTTCACAATGGTCTTTTGCTCAGACGGCTAAAGAAATTATCGATAAAAACATCGAATTATCCGGAGGATTAACGAGTTGGAAGCTTTTAAATTCAGTATTACTTCAAGGAAAAGTAATTTTAGGAATTAAAGATGAATATCCGATCAAAATTTATCAGCAACGCCCCAATCTAACCAAAACTGTTCTTAAAATCAACGGAAAAGATACGGCAATCGAAGGCTATGACGGCAATAAAGGGTATGCTATGAATTACGCTACCAACAAACTTCAGGTATATCCGGAATATGTTTCAGAAAGTTTTGACAATGATTTTATCGATTGGGAAAATAAAGGTTTTGAGGCGAAATATTTGGGAAAAGAAAAAGTAGGAGAGATCTATTGTCATAAAGTTGAACTGACAAAAAATGTAAATAAAAATGTATATTACTTTGATACAAAATCTTTTATGCTTTTGAAGGAAGTGAAAAAAGATGAGTCACTTCTTTATTCTGATTATAAAAAAGTAGGTAATCTGGTGATGCCGTTCAGGATAGAATCTTCAAGTTCAAAAAAAGATGGCGATTATGTGATTCTTCTCAATAAAGTAGAAATCAACAAAGTGTTTCCTGCAAATATTTTCAAATTTTAA
- a CDS encoding glutathione peroxidase yields MKKIFLIMLSFVAFFNSCAQKKTDVSKTKSKELMGKTIYDYKVEGLEEGKEINFADFKGKKILIVNTASECGFTPQYADLEKLSNDYKDQLVVVGFPANNFGGQEPGSNVEIGAFCQKNFGVTFPLAAKVSVKGDDTAPIFKYLTEKELNGVKNTTILWNFTKFLVDENGKLIDSYISTTKPTDEAITKHLK; encoded by the coding sequence ATGAAAAAGATTTTTTTAATAATGCTTTCTTTTGTTGCTTTTTTCAACAGTTGCGCACAGAAGAAAACCGATGTATCAAAAACTAAAAGTAAAGAATTGATGGGAAAAACAATTTATGATTACAAAGTTGAAGGTCTTGAAGAAGGTAAAGAAATCAACTTTGCAGACTTTAAAGGAAAGAAAATTTTGATCGTCAACACTGCTTCAGAATGTGGTTTTACTCCGCAATATGCTGATCTTGAGAAGCTTTCAAACGATTATAAAGATCAATTAGTAGTGGTAGGATTTCCTGCAAACAATTTTGGCGGACAAGAACCTGGTTCAAATGTAGAAATCGGAGCTTTTTGCCAAAAGAATTTTGGAGTTACATTTCCCTTGGCTGCAAAAGTATCTGTAAAAGGCGATGACACAGCACCTATTTTTAAATATCTTACTGAAAAGGAACTTAATGGAGTAAAAAACACAACCATTCTTTGGAATTTCACCAAATTTTTGGTTGATGAAAATGGAAAATTGATCGATTCTTACATCAGTACAACAAAACCTACAGACGAAGCAATTACCAAGCATTTGAAATAG
- a CDS encoding NAD(P)H-binding protein produces the protein MKALVIGATGATGKNLVQQLLLDNDFQEVDVFVRKPLNMYNEKLKTHIIDFEKPESWKDLVKGDVAFSCLGTTLKDAGSKEAQRKVDYEYQLQFAKAAKENGVEDYILVSAYGANPQSKIFYSKMKGELEDAVRKLHFNKITIFKPGMLERKDSERTGEVLGSRIIKFANKIGLFESQKPLPTEILAKAMINSSKIKSNGYSSIKLGNIFAFAEKTHE, from the coding sequence ATGAAAGCTTTGGTAATCGGTGCTACAGGTGCTACAGGAAAAAATTTGGTACAACAACTTTTGTTGGATAATGATTTTCAGGAAGTAGATGTTTTTGTAAGAAAACCTCTCAATATGTACAACGAAAAACTAAAAACACATATCATCGATTTTGAGAAACCTGAGTCCTGGAAAGATCTAGTGAAAGGTGATGTAGCTTTTTCTTGTCTAGGTACAACTCTGAAAGATGCCGGAAGTAAGGAAGCACAAAGGAAAGTCGATTATGAATACCAGCTTCAGTTTGCTAAAGCAGCAAAAGAAAATGGTGTCGAAGATTATATTTTGGTCTCAGCTTATGGTGCAAATCCTCAATCTAAAATATTTTATTCTAAAATGAAAGGTGAATTGGAAGATGCGGTAAGAAAGCTTCATTTTAATAAAATCACAATTTTTAAACCAGGAATGCTGGAAAGAAAAGATTCTGAGCGCACAGGTGAGGTTTTGGGAAGTAGAATCATTAAGTTTGCCAATAAAATTGGGCTCTTTGAAAGTCAAAAACCTTTGCCTACAGAAATTTTAGCTAAAGCAATGATCAATTCATCCAAGATTAAAAGCAATGGCTATTCGAGTATCAAACTTGGAAATATTTTTGCATTTGCAGAGAAAACTCATGAATAA
- a CDS encoding MmcQ/YjbR family DNA-binding protein — MDANEILNYCLEKKGVTESFPFDNETLVMKVGTKMFLLMALERQPLGINVKTDPEWSAELREQYPQITGAFHMNKTHWNSVMVDGLKRDLVLKMIDQSYDLVFKSLTKKAKEEIENSLN, encoded by the coding sequence ATGGATGCCAACGAAATTTTAAATTATTGCCTCGAAAAAAAAGGTGTGACAGAAAGTTTTCCTTTTGATAACGAAACTCTTGTAATGAAAGTAGGAACAAAAATGTTCCTTTTGATGGCGTTAGAAAGACAACCTCTAGGAATTAATGTCAAAACAGATCCCGAATGGAGTGCAGAACTTCGGGAACAATATCCTCAAATCACAGGAGCATTTCACATGAACAAAACCCATTGGAATTCTGTCATGGTAGATGGTTTAAAAAGAGATCTGGTGTTAAAAATGATTGATCAGTCTTATGATTTGGTTTTTAAATCTTTGACGAAGAAAGCGAAGGAGGAAATTGAGAATTCTTTGAATTGA
- a CDS encoding GLPGLI family protein — protein sequence MILSYSVLSSAQSNKKDTLRGEFTYVLKAKFDTRNDLRTENFFSLQVSDNRAFFADVISLKGDSVMANSRTITNNPDGSKTLSWKKGVVIPKTNFNFTIIQSNEHVQYFDLAGMSLLTYKEPVIINWKLVDETKVINTINCKKAEVTFKGRNWIAWYSPEIPFPYGPMKFSGLPGLIIKITDDKGDFDFELVKSVSDYKLKGKLVNIKKSRYTEAIETKQPKLKQAQRNARANVNAELASYGTTTVEGQEMLRKREKERENAIEENKKYANPLELEN from the coding sequence TTGATCTTGTCATATAGTGTTTTATCATCTGCTCAATCGAACAAAAAAGATACTTTGCGTGGTGAGTTTACTTATGTTTTAAAAGCTAAATTCGACACACGAAATGATCTTAGAACTGAAAATTTTTTTTCATTACAAGTAAGCGATAATCGTGCATTTTTTGCAGATGTGATATCTCTGAAAGGCGATTCAGTAATGGCTAATTCTAGAACAATAACAAATAATCCCGATGGAAGCAAAACTCTTAGTTGGAAAAAAGGAGTAGTAATTCCAAAAACAAATTTTAATTTTACCATCATACAATCAAATGAACATGTACAATATTTTGATTTAGCAGGAATGTCATTACTCACTTACAAAGAGCCTGTAATAATAAATTGGAAACTTGTAGATGAAACTAAAGTAATCAATACGATCAATTGTAAAAAAGCAGAAGTTACCTTTAAAGGGAGAAACTGGATTGCATGGTATTCCCCCGAAATTCCGTTTCCGTACGGTCCGATGAAATTTAGCGGATTACCAGGATTAATTATTAAAATAACAGATGACAAAGGAGATTTTGACTTCGAATTGGTAAAATCTGTATCTGATTATAAATTAAAAGGAAAATTGGTTAATATTAAGAAAAGCAGATATACAGAAGCGATAGAAACTAAACAGCCGAAATTGAAACAAGCACAAAGAAATGCAAGAGCTAATGTCAATGCCGAACTTGCAAGCTATGGAACCACCACTGTAGAAGGACAGGAAATGTTAAGAAAAAGAGAAAAAGAAAGAGAAAATGCCATAGAGGAAAATAAAAAATATGCAAATCCTCTTGAGTTAGAAAATTAA
- a CDS encoding bifunctional riboflavin kinase/FAD synthetase, with translation MNIFKNFKDYHSEKPLALSLGMFDGVHLGHKYIIDELKKVGSENNLETAILTFWPHPRFVFNPNEDLKLLNTIEEKKFLMEKYAINNLFVKEFDDEFRNLTGEEFVRQILIGKLNVKYLIIGYDHSFGKNKSGNFELLQKLSTELDFEVEQMEAINIHENNISSTKIRNALLKGNIKEANEMLGYAYPLSGTVVHGKKLGRTIGYPTANISTDSIKLLPKKGAYIVEVFVKNQQYKGMLSVGTNPTVNGEKLTVEVYILDFDEDIYDEKITVKFRDFLHEEIKFEGLDKLIERLDEDKRLTEAFDF, from the coding sequence TTGAATATCTTCAAAAATTTTAAAGATTACCACTCTGAAAAGCCTTTAGCATTGTCTTTAGGGATGTTTGACGGTGTACATCTTGGTCATAAATATATTATTGATGAGTTGAAAAAGGTTGGTTCTGAGAATAATTTGGAAACGGCAATCCTTACTTTTTGGCCGCATCCACGATTTGTTTTTAATCCGAATGAAGATTTAAAGCTTCTTAACACGATTGAGGAAAAGAAATTTTTGATGGAAAAATACGCTATCAATAATTTATTTGTAAAAGAATTTGATGATGAATTCAGAAATCTTACAGGCGAGGAATTTGTTCGTCAGATTTTAATCGGAAAATTAAACGTAAAATATCTCATCATCGGTTACGATCATTCTTTCGGAAAAAACAAAAGCGGAAATTTCGAATTGCTTCAAAAACTATCAACTGAATTAGATTTTGAGGTCGAACAAATGGAAGCGATCAATATTCATGAGAATAATATCAGTTCTACAAAAATCAGAAATGCGCTTTTAAAAGGGAATATTAAAGAAGCGAATGAAATGTTAGGCTACGCCTACCCTCTTTCCGGGACGGTCGTTCATGGAAAAAAATTAGGCAGAACGATTGGTTATCCAACGGCTAATATTTCTACAGATTCAATTAAACTTTTGCCAAAAAAAGGTGCATATATTGTTGAAGTTTTCGTGAAAAACCAACAGTACAAAGGTATGTTGAGCGTTGGAACCAATCCGACCGTGAACGGAGAAAAATTAACCGTTGAAGTCTACATTCTAGATTTTGATGAAGATATTTATGATGAAAAAATCACTGTAAAATTCAGAGATTTTCTACATGAGGAAATAAAATTTGAAGGTTTGGATAAATTGATTGAAAGACTGGATGAAGATAAAAGGTTGACAGAAGCTTTTGATTTTTAA